From Candidatus Thermokryptus mobilis, the proteins below share one genomic window:
- a CDS encoding porin family protein has translation MKRIIFFIYVTLLFQNCLAQDLIIGAYLGKNFPLNTYLKISQDINETFLKFENVNLTDKSFKFPLYYGVKISKSLNFVNPKVFAEVEFIHSKVYSNPEQKVKVVGIYRNSLLDSVIRFGDIVQNFSISHGLNYLILNFGYKFGNKISPFVKFGFGISIPHFETTIDSLSFERYETNDFVVQFAGGLNIKIHKHILLFAEGKYTYGEIVNAGIYGGTAETLIKMFHIAFGLGYTI, from the coding sequence ATGAAACGGATAATTTTTTTTATCTATGTAACCTTGCTCTTCCAAAATTGCCTCGCACAAGATCTAATCATCGGCGCATATTTGGGGAAAAACTTCCCGCTTAACACCTATTTAAAAATTTCACAAGACATAAACGAAACATTCCTGAAATTTGAAAACGTCAACCTGACCGACAAATCGTTTAAATTCCCACTTTATTACGGCGTTAAAATTTCAAAAAGCTTGAATTTCGTAAACCCAAAGGTCTTCGCTGAGGTTGAATTTATACACTCAAAGGTTTATTCAAACCCAGAGCAGAAAGTTAAAGTAGTTGGAATTTATAGAAATTCGCTTCTTGATTCCGTTATACGCTTTGGTGACATAGTTCAAAATTTCTCAATTTCACATGGATTGAACTACTTGATTTTAAATTTCGGTTATAAATTTGGGAATAAAATATCGCCATTTGTAAAATTTGGTTTTGGGATTTCAATACCTCACTTTGAAACAACTATTGATTCGCTATCATTTGAAAGGTACGAGACGAACGATTTCGTCGTTCAATTTGCAGGCGGTTTAAACATAAAAATTCACAAACACATCCTCCTTTTTGCTGAAGGAAAATATACATATGGTGAAATCGTCAACGCCGGGATTTATGGTGGAACTGCAGAGACACTCATAAAAATGTTCCACATCGCCTTTGGACTTGGTTATACAATTTAA